Proteins encoded in a region of the Thermodesulfobacteriota bacterium genome:
- a CDS encoding YggS family pyridoxal phosphate-dependent enzyme: MLSENIDAVQKRIYEAASLTGRDPSTVKLLAATKAVPAAGIREAVSCGLTLFGENYIQEARTKIEEVGLGVSWHFIGRLQTNKARYAVRLFDLIHSLDNENLAMELNRRAAAVPRIMPVLIEVNLSGEENKGGIVPDALLPFLEKVAVLPNLSVRGLMTMPPFFADPEKARPYFRRLKELGEEIQVRNIPNIRIEEVSMGMTGDFEVAIEEGATIVRIGTALFGPRRQRIANSD; encoded by the coding sequence ATGCTTTCAGAAAACATTGACGCGGTCCAAAAAAGGATTTATGAGGCGGCTAGCCTGACCGGGCGCGACCCATCTACTGTCAAGCTGCTGGCGGCTACCAAAGCCGTGCCGGCGGCTGGGATAAGAGAGGCTGTTTCTTGCGGACTTACACTTTTCGGAGAAAATTATATCCAGGAGGCACGGACCAAGATCGAAGAGGTCGGCCTTGGGGTATCCTGGCATTTCATCGGCCGCCTGCAGACCAACAAGGCCAGGTATGCAGTCCGGCTTTTTGACCTCATCCACTCTCTGGATAACGAAAACCTGGCCATGGAGCTTAACCGGCGGGCAGCGGCCGTTCCCCGGATTATGCCCGTTCTGATTGAGGTCAATTTGAGCGGAGAAGAAAACAAGGGCGGGATTGTCCCGGATGCCCTTTTGCCTTTTCTGGAGAAAGTAGCCGTGCTGCCCAATCTTTCTGTGCGCGGGCTTATGACCATGCCTCCTTTCTTTGCCGACCCGGAAAAGGCGCGGCCTTATTTCCGCCGTCTTAAGGAGCTGGGGGAGGAAATCCAGGTCAGGAATATTCCCAACATCCGCATTGAAGAGGTATCTATGGGTATGACCGGGGATTTTGAGGTAGCCATAGAGGAAGGGGCTACCATAGTGCGTATCGGCACGGCCCTGTTTGGACCAAGAAGGCAGCGTATAGCGAATAGCGATTAG
- the mazG gene encoding nucleoside triphosphate pyrophosphohydrolase, producing MRDNKKIKENFFRLVQIMDRLRAPEGCPWDRKQSAETVKNYLLEETYEVVAAVEDDNPGQVCEELGDLLFLIIFLSLMYEEPEAFNINDVMESIAAKLIRRHPHVFGAERVAGAEEVRDRWHKIKREEARQRGENGSFFASVPRNLPALLRAQRIGARAARTGFDWENADSVWEKLDEELSELKEACNRNNPAHIRDEMGDVLFTLVNLSRHLHINAEEALRLTVDRFIRRFDEMRGTLEKDGRPLEEFTLEEMDAVWEKVKNSV from the coding sequence ATGCGTGATAATAAAAAAATCAAAGAAAACTTTTTCAGATTAGTCCAGATCATGGATCGGCTTCGTGCCCCGGAAGGCTGCCCCTGGGACCGGAAACAATCCGCAGAGACAGTAAAAAACTATCTCCTGGAAGAGACTTATGAAGTGGTAGCGGCGGTTGAGGACGATAACCCCGGTCAGGTCTGTGAAGAACTGGGCGACCTGCTCTTTCTTATTATATTCTTATCTTTGATGTATGAAGAACCGGAAGCCTTTAACATAAATGATGTGATGGAATCTATTGCAGCCAAGCTAATCCGTCGGCATCCCCATGTATTCGGCGCCGAAAGGGTTGCCGGTGCCGAAGAAGTCAGAGACCGGTGGCATAAGATCAAGCGGGAGGAGGCTAGGCAGCGAGGTGAGAATGGGTCATTTTTTGCTTCGGTGCCCCGTAATCTTCCTGCATTGCTTCGCGCCCAGCGTATCGGCGCCCGGGCCGCCCGGACCGGTTTTGACTGGGAGAATGCGGACAGCGTCTGGGAAAAACTGGATGAAGAACTGTCGGAACTAAAAGAGGCCTGCAATAGAAATAACCCGGCGCACATCAGGGATGAAATGGGCGATGTCCTTTTTACCCTTGTTAATTTAAGCAGACATCTCCATATAAATGCGGAAGAGGCCTTGCGACTTACGGTAGATAGATTTATCAGGCGATTTGATGAGATGCGGGGCACACTGGAAAAAGACGGCCGGCCGCTGGAAGAATTCACCCTGGAGGAGATGGATGCCGTCTGGGAAAAGGTCAAAAATAGCGTTTAG
- a CDS encoding CvpA family protein: MYWPDIIILAIIAFFTVKSAIRGIIREISSVVALLAGFVLASAYYIRMGNLLSGLITNAGIRHLLSFAGIFLLVYLIFILLGMAGKKIMKISLLGWFDRTAGALLGFVKGIFIVCLILILITVFLPQKGLFIQKSKSYKYLKHPMEIMLCLVPHTLKESFREKQQALFKSFDTKEKQKRVIKGNPPANKK; this comes from the coding sequence ATGTATTGGCCGGATATAATTATACTCGCAATTATAGCTTTTTTTACCGTCAAAAGTGCGATTCGCGGCATTATAAGAGAAATTTCTTCGGTTGTAGCCCTGTTAGCCGGTTTCGTCCTTGCCAGCGCTTACTATATAAGGATGGGAAATCTTCTCTCCGGGTTGATTACAAATGCCGGCATCAGGCATCTGTTAAGTTTCGCAGGCATCTTCCTCCTGGTCTATCTGATATTCATCCTGCTCGGTATGGCCGGCAAAAAGATAATGAAGATCTCATTACTGGGCTGGTTTGACCGTACGGCCGGCGCGCTCCTGGGGTTTGTCAAGGGGATCTTTATCGTCTGCTTGATATTGATACTGATTACCGTCTTTCTTCCCCAAAAGGGCCTCTTTATACAGAAATCGAAATCATATAAGTATCTGAAACACCCCATGGAGATAATGCTTTGCCTGGTTCCCCATACCCTGAAGGAAAGCTTTCGCGAAAAGCAGCAGGCCTTGTTTAAGTCATTCGATACCAAAGAAAAACAGAAAAGGGTGATAAAAGGTAATCCGCCGGCCAATAAGAAATAA
- the mobB gene encoding molybdopterin-guanine dinucleotide biosynthesis protein B, translating into MKVVCIVGPVKSGKTLLIERLIPDLNRRGLRVATVKHTHHRDVSLDIPGKDTYRYRQAGAEVIVLASPDGFSILTEKAGTFGLEEVVSALPEKSDIILVEGFKQEGFPKIEIVPDDMAPLFVNDPSLLALVSSNTFPAAKVPCFKPTDIVGIAELLAISFSPA; encoded by the coding sequence GTGAAAGTGGTTTGCATTGTTGGTCCGGTAAAAAGCGGGAAGACGCTTCTTATTGAACGGCTCATTCCAGACTTAAATCGCCGTGGGTTAAGGGTAGCGACGGTAAAGCATACACATCACCGCGATGTTTCTCTGGACATCCCCGGGAAAGATACCTACCGATACAGGCAGGCCGGGGCAGAGGTTATAGTTTTGGCTTCACCAGATGGGTTTTCTATACTTACTGAAAAGGCTGGGACCTTTGGCCTGGAGGAAGTAGTCTCCGCACTGCCCGAGAAGTCAGATATTATCCTCGTCGAGGGCTTTAAACAGGAGGGGTTCCCAAAGATAGAGATCGTACCCGACGATATGGCCCCTTTATTTGTTAATGATCCCTCATTGCTGGCCCTGGTTTCCAGCAATACTTTTCCTGCAGCAAAAGTCCCGTGCTTTAAGCCCACGGACATTGTGGGCATAGCAGAATTACTGGCTATATCCTTCTCTCCAGCATAG
- a CDS encoding septal ring lytic transglycosylase RlpA family protein, protein MTSDVVYSFRPLTSVHISPIIPAMGKASPQRRKGRIFSPQRRKGRREHILNSKFFYLCILYVSMVTFFTACATAPRYQYSRGITRDTKGIPPTQRPYEIFGEVYYPIPSAGGFAEEGKASWYGPDFHGKCTSCGEIYDMYEFTAAHKLLPMHTYVRVLNLENNRETVVRINDRGPFVKGRVIDLSLVAAREIGIHNNGTAFVRVEALGTPTEVSENGRRVKRFVQTMDYRAGNFWIQVGAFTNKDNADRMRATLNRNYGQVDIEAHNRGDALFYRVQVFASTNLDKARDIQQQFESNGFPGAFLVAR, encoded by the coding sequence ATGACCAGTGACGTTGTCTATAGTTTTAGGCCATTGACAAGCGTACATATTTCCCCTATCATACCGGCCATGGGGAAAGCATCACCGCAAAGACGCAAAGGAAGAATATTTTCACCGCAGAGGCGCAAAGGACGCAGAGAACACATATTAAATTCGAAATTTTTCTATCTCTGTATCCTTTATGTCTCTATGGTTACTTTCTTCACGGCCTGCGCCACAGCGCCCCGGTATCAATACTCTCGCGGCATAACCCGTGATACAAAAGGCATCCCCCCCACTCAGCGGCCGTATGAGATATTTGGCGAGGTCTATTATCCTATACCTTCAGCAGGTGGTTTTGCCGAAGAAGGTAAAGCCTCCTGGTACGGCCCTGATTTCCACGGCAAGTGCACTTCCTGCGGCGAGATATACGACATGTATGAATTTACCGCCGCCCACAAGCTCTTGCCCATGCACACCTATGTACGCGTCCTCAATCTCGAAAATAACCGGGAAACGGTGGTGCGTATAAATGACCGAGGCCCTTTTGTAAAAGGCCGTGTTATAGACCTGAGTCTGGTGGCGGCCAGAGAGATCGGCATACACAATAACGGAACGGCTTTTGTGCGCGTAGAAGCCCTTGGTACGCCCACGGAAGTCTCTGAAAACGGACGGCGGGTTAAGCGATTCGTTCAGACCATGGACTACCGGGCAGGCAATTTCTGGATACAGGTTGGCGCCTTTACTAACAAGGATAATGCTGACCGCATGCGGGCCACCTTAAACAGAAACTATGGCCAGGTCGATATCGAGGCCCATAACCGTGGAGATGCCCTATTTTATCGCGTCCAGGTCTTTGCCTCCACCAACCTGGATAAGGCCAGGGATATTCAGCAACAATTTGAAAGCAATGGCTTCCCTGGCGCCTTCTTAGTGGCCAGGTAA
- a CDS encoding twin-arginine translocase TatA/TatE family subunit, whose product MFGIGISELILILIVALIVIGPQKLPDLARSLARGLAEFKRASSEFKESFNSDNLDTLGSPPVIDSPPRNLETETTTTEKPEKASDSPPDTLAEREGVSPKDPLHG is encoded by the coding sequence ATGTTCGGTATCGGTATCTCAGAGCTTATCCTGATCTTGATCGTGGCGCTCATCGTTATCGGTCCGCAAAAATTACCTGATCTGGCCCGCTCTCTGGCCCGGGGCCTGGCCGAATTCAAAAGGGCCTCTTCTGAGTTCAAAGAGAGCTTTAACTCAGATAATCTGGACACCTTAGGAAGCCCGCCGGTAATAGACAGCCCTCCCCGTAATTTAGAGACGGAAACAACTACAACTGAAAAACCGGAGAAGGCCTCTGACTCTCCACCAGATACCCTGGCCGAAAGAGAAGGTGTAAGCCCCAAGGATCCCCTCCATGGCTGA
- the tatC gene encoding twin-arginine translocase subunit TatC yields the protein MADFRLPFTAHLKELRNRLIISFSAIGIGFLISYALAERIFVILAAPLFAAMGRGNKLIYTGLPEAFISYFKISMIMGFIIAFPVIIHQIWKFVSPGLENKERKYTLVFVVSSTLLFFMGAVFGYVVILPLALNFLLGFAGQSLRPLITMKSYLIFASKALLAFGLAFEIPFFLVFLAKMGILTYEQLRARRKYYILIVFIIAAILTPPDIVSQVMLAIPLIILYEIGVLGARLFARPVGS from the coding sequence ATGGCTGACTTCAGGCTGCCTTTTACTGCCCACCTAAAAGAACTACGCAATCGGCTCATCATATCCTTTTCAGCAATCGGCATCGGATTTCTCATATCTTACGCCCTGGCCGAAAGGATATTCGTCATCCTTGCTGCTCCGCTCTTTGCGGCCATGGGCCGGGGTAATAAGCTTATTTATACCGGCCTGCCCGAGGCCTTTATCTCCTATTTTAAAATCTCTATGATAATGGGCTTCATCATTGCCTTCCCGGTTATCATACACCAGATATGGAAATTCGTATCGCCTGGGTTGGAAAACAAGGAACGCAAATATACGTTAGTATTTGTCGTGTCATCGACCCTTTTATTTTTCATGGGGGCCGTTTTCGGCTATGTCGTAATCCTGCCCCTGGCCCTTAATTTTCTTCTGGGCTTTGCCGGACAATCCCTAAGACCGCTTATCACCATGAAAAGCTACCTTATTTTCGCCTCCAAGGCCCTCCTGGCCTTTGGCCTGGCCTTTGAAATACCTTTCTTCCTGGTCTTTTTAGCAAAAATGGGTATCCTCACCTACGAACAATTACGGGCTAGGCGTAAGTATTATATCCTCATTGTCTTCATTATAGCCGCCATACTTACTCCGCCGGACATCGTCTCCCAGGTTATGTTAGCCATCCCGCTCATTATATTGTATGAAATCGGCGTATTAGGCGCGCGCCTGTTCGCAAGGCCGGTAGGTTCTTAA
- a CDS encoding ABC transporter substrate-binding protein, translating into MKNRSSILYLMMLIIVNIFCISPSTTIAAEPIRIGVYLPMTGPAAVYGQVAWKGLQMVHKDRPTVLGRPVQLILVDDKSDKMEAANAVSRLIEKERVTAIIGELTSSNTLSGSPIAEKARIPMVTPWATNPLVTQNRQYIFRVCFSDPFQGYVAAKFAREYLKARTAAVMIDISQDYSVGLSNFFMREFTKRGGKVVIKTAYQSGDLDFTAQLSSISGIRPDIIYVPGYFMEDALIARQARELGIRSIIVSGDAAQANELIKIGGKAVEGLYFTTHFDEKGVTTKTGRLFVKNFHEINKDAPDSVSALSYDSYNFLLDAIERARSAHPEKIKDALARTTNFEGVTGNIAIKGRETIKQAVILKVEHGGFRYITTIQPQ; encoded by the coding sequence ATGAAAAACAGAAGCTCGATTCTTTATTTGATGATGCTGATAATTGTAAACATTTTTTGTATCTCTCCGTCCACTACCATAGCGGCTGAGCCAATACGTATCGGCGTCTATCTGCCCATGACCGGTCCGGCCGCCGTCTATGGACAGGTGGCCTGGAAAGGGCTGCAGATGGTCCACAAGGACCGGCCAACCGTACTCGGCCGACCGGTCCAGCTCATACTGGTTGATGATAAAAGCGATAAAATGGAGGCGGCCAATGCCGTCTCGCGTCTTATCGAAAAAGAACGGGTTACGGCTATAATCGGCGAACTCACCAGTTCCAACACTCTCTCCGGTTCCCCCATAGCAGAGAAGGCACGAATCCCCATGGTTACCCCCTGGGCCACTAATCCCCTGGTAACACAGAACCGCCAGTATATCTTCCGGGTCTGTTTTTCAGACCCCTTTCAGGGCTACGTGGCCGCGAAGTTTGCCCGTGAATATCTCAAGGCCCGCACGGCTGCAGTAATGATAGATATTAGCCAGGATTATTCCGTGGGCTTGTCTAATTTTTTCATGAGGGAATTTACTAAAAGGGGAGGAAAAGTCGTTATCAAGACGGCTTACCAGAGCGGCGACCTTGATTTCACGGCGCAGTTAAGCAGTATAAGCGGCATACGGCCTGATATTATCTACGTCCCCGGTTATTTTATGGAAGACGCCCTTATCGCCCGGCAGGCCCGCGAACTTGGCATCAGGTCAATTATAGTCTCCGGCGATGCCGCGCAGGCCAATGAATTGATAAAGATCGGCGGTAAGGCCGTAGAAGGGCTGTATTTTACCACCCATTTTGATGAAAAAGGGGTTACCACAAAAACCGGCCGACTGTTTGTAAAAAATTTCCACGAGATAAACAAGGATGCTCCGGACTCCGTGAGCGCCCTTTCCTACGATAGCTATAATTTCCTGCTCGATGCCATTGAAAGGGCCCGTTCTGCCCATCCCGAAAAGATAAAAGACGCCCTGGCCAGAACAACCAATTTTGAAGGGGTAACCGGAAACATTGCCATAAAGGGCCGGGAGACCATCAAGCAGGCAGTAATACTAAAGGTGGAACACGGCGGATTCAGATATATAACTACTATTCAGCCTCAGTAA
- a CDS encoding cytochrome c3 family protein: MVWKRASKALIRPGLLLSSVFLFSIFHFLIFLTPALAKVTGECVNCHTMHNSQDGSPMPGVGSISETGPFDALTRGTCGGCHSNTGSATVKALGSSNIPVVFNTVPPAAGTELAGGNFYWVVSKGQAYGHNVLTIPGITNDTNLTEAPGSPTGGGGACAICHDRIAACTSCHYPYHHGEDAQPVVGSDVQNAGNNIKAVYYRFLANGSDQHGSGGVMGIEDSDWERTKNESDHNTYAGGGIPASKSSGLMQDDGSMSNWCAGCHTGFHNADDTGTASPWLRHPNNYALPSDTNKEYRLYNTPDGSTIGPYNCEAPVARPDILTYAGDQSLVRPGTDQVMCLSCHKPHGSPYKDILRWDYDGMIAGTTGPTKGTGCFICHTSKDGV, translated from the coding sequence ATGGTATGGAAGCGCGCATCAAAGGCCTTGATAAGGCCAGGTCTTCTCTTGTCGTCCGTTTTTCTATTTTCTATTTTCCATTTTCTCATCTTTTTAACCCCGGCCTTGGCCAAAGTTACCGGCGAATGTGTCAACTGCCACACCATGCACAATAGCCAGGACGGAAGTCCGATGCCCGGTGTTGGCAGTATATCCGAGACCGGGCCATTTGATGCCCTCACACGCGGCACTTGCGGAGGATGCCATTCCAACACGGGAAGCGCTACTGTCAAGGCCCTCGGCTCCTCAAACATCCCGGTGGTCTTTAATACCGTGCCGCCGGCAGCCGGAACTGAGCTTGCGGGGGGAAATTTTTACTGGGTAGTATCGAAAGGCCAAGCCTATGGGCATAACGTGTTGACGATTCCGGGTATTACAAATGATACAAATTTAACAGAGGCCCCGGGCAGCCCAACCGGCGGAGGAGGTGCTTGCGCCATTTGTCATGACCGCATAGCCGCTTGTACGAGTTGTCATTATCCGTATCACCACGGTGAGGATGCCCAGCCAGTCGTTGGTTCAGATGTACAGAATGCCGGAAATAATATTAAGGCCGTTTATTACCGGTTTTTGGCCAACGGCTCAGATCAACATGGTAGCGGTGGAGTAATGGGTATTGAAGACTCGGACTGGGAACGCACCAAAAACGAATCAGACCATAATACTTATGCCGGTGGCGGTATTCCAGCCAGTAAAAGTAGTGGTCTTATGCAGGACGATGGATCGATGTCGAATTGGTGTGCAGGGTGTCATACGGGCTTTCACAACGCGGATGATACCGGGACGGCCAGCCCCTGGTTACGACATCCCAACAACTATGCATTGCCAAGCGATACAAACAAGGAATATCGCCTCTATAATACCCCTGACGGTTCTACAATAGGCCCATATAACTGCGAAGCCCCTGTGGCCCGTCCTGACATTTTGACATATGCAGGTGATCAAAGTCTTGTCCGTCCAGGAACGGATCAGGTCATGTGCCTTTCCTGCCATAAACCACATGGTAGTCCCTACAAAGATATCCTGCGCTGGGATTATGATGGCATGATTGCCGGTACTACAGGGCCAACAAAAGGAACCGGCTGCTTTATCTGTCATACCAGTAAGGATGGAGTGTAG
- a CDS encoding cytochrome c3 family protein: MKKALICLLSMAFVLAMGGMVLAGVSGQCANCHTMHYSQNGVAPVDASPGGPFPVLLLGGCLGCHSNSAGITIKTAGNIPVVWNTGGATTDPGTLQTWSGTNYNLAGGNFSYVVNGPSDVKGHNIEDMVAQDATLLNNPPGYNATYDPSTTKWSTTYQLTCAGSNGCHGNRNVDRASYTNSFSASFAGVSGAHHGASTPIDGTTTAKSYRFLGSTVLSAYSVLGLEDPNWQQSASASDHNEYQGALTQDTKTTISYLCGQCHGNFHASGPGGIGTGSPWLRHPTDTDVIAKGGEYANYNDAVGGNAYSLEAPVGYVGAIPAAARTTVTSGNSPVICLSCHRAHASPHDDILRWDYSTMIAGGGGATGTGCFRCHTTKD, from the coding sequence ATGAAAAAGGCATTAATTTGTTTACTGTCTATGGCCTTTGTATTGGCCATGGGAGGGATGGTCCTGGCAGGCGTATCTGGCCAATGCGCTAACTGCCATACCATGCACTACAGCCAGAACGGGGTTGCTCCTGTTGACGCTTCGCCTGGCGGACCTTTTCCTGTACTTCTCTTAGGTGGCTGTCTGGGTTGCCATAGCAATAGTGCCGGTATTACTATTAAGACCGCTGGTAATATCCCTGTAGTCTGGAACACAGGAGGAGCTACAACCGATCCCGGAACGTTACAGACATGGAGCGGGACTAATTATAATCTTGCCGGGGGTAATTTCTCTTATGTAGTGAATGGCCCTTCTGATGTAAAAGGTCACAACATAGAGGATATGGTAGCACAGGATGCAACTCTGCTGAACAATCCGCCCGGTTACAATGCAACCTATGATCCGTCCACTACTAAGTGGTCCACTACTTATCAGTTAACCTGTGCAGGCTCTAACGGTTGTCATGGAAATAGAAATGTTGATCGCGCTTCTTACACTAATAGTTTTTCTGCAAGTTTTGCAGGTGTAAGTGGTGCACATCATGGCGCCAGTACACCCATAGATGGTACTACTACTGCTAAGAGCTATCGTTTTCTGGGCAGTACAGTCTTGTCCGCTTATAGTGTTCTGGGTCTGGAAGATCCCAACTGGCAACAAAGTGCGTCTGCTAGTGACCACAATGAGTATCAGGGTGCTTTAACCCAAGACACTAAAACTACCATCAGCTATCTCTGCGGGCAGTGTCATGGGAATTTCCATGCAAGCGGCCCTGGCGGTATAGGTACAGGAAGCCCGTGGCTCAGGCATCCCACAGATACAGATGTGATTGCAAAAGGTGGGGAATATGCAAATTACAATGATGCAGTCGGCGGTAATGCATATAGTCTTGAAGCCCCTGTTGGTTATGTAGGTGCAATTCCTGCTGCTGCACGAACGACAGTTACGTCAGGTAATAGCCCGGTCATATGCCTCTCATGTCACAGGGCACATGCAAGCCCTCATGATGATATTCTGAGATGGGATTACTCAACCATGATAGCTGGTGGCGGTGGTGCAACCGGTACCGGATGCTTCAGATGTCATACCACAAAGGACTAA
- a CDS encoding response regulator translates to MGSGTILIVDDDLGVLSTLSEILEMEGYSTIAQAANGLEGLEKYKELHPDLVLMDMDMPVMDGYESSREIKAFDPDANILVLTGNPTAIQAKKTLEEGYAVILLKKPVKWAELGRVIRSHCTIAA, encoded by the coding sequence ATGGGTAGCGGAACGATATTGATTGTCGATGATGACTTGGGTGTGTTAAGCACCCTGAGCGAGATATTGGAAATGGAAGGTTATTCTACCATTGCCCAGGCCGCTAACGGACTGGAGGGATTGGAAAAGTACAAGGAACTCCACCCCGACCTGGTATTGATGGATATGGATATGCCGGTTATGGATGGGTATGAGTCCTCGCGGGAGATAAAGGCATTTGATCCGGACGCTAATATCCTGGTCTTAACCGGTAACCCCACCGCCATCCAGGCCAAAAAGACCCTGGAAGAAGGCTATGCCGTCATCCTCTTAAAAAAACCGGTCAAATGGGCCGAGCTTGGCCGGGTCATCCGAAGCCACTGCACTATTGCTGCGTAA